In Ureibacillus thermophilus, the genomic stretch GTATTGTTCCTCGGAAGCTCAACAAACCTTGCATAATCTTTATGAGTGAGGTCGTTTTCCATGGCGTATTTATATAATTGGTTGTATAAGATTTTTATCTTTCGTTTTGTTCCGTGGGATTTATCGCAGTTGTCTATAACTTCCTGCATGTGCGATTTTCTGATGTCGATGAATTTCATGTCATGTAAAGATTTAGACCGATTATAAGCCATAGTGTAGCCACTCTGACTCGATTTCGACATTTTAGGGAATCTCTCTTTTTTAAATCTTTCATAAACCTCTTTAAATGTAATCTTTCCAGCTGATAAATCGAATGGATTTTTATTGTACTCGGCCAACGCCATCATCGCTTTCGGTCTAGTTTTGTAGTAACCCAAGTATTCGTATTTTTGTTTCCCGTCATCCGTCCATCCTGTGGTAACTCTTACAGCCCACGGCCTTCTTCTTCTCCCAGAAAGCTTGAAAACAGATCCGTATCCGTTTGGAAGTTTCATCTATTATACCAACCTAGAATGTATGTTCTGTTTTAAATTATAAGAATTGCCAGAAAGAAAACGGGCAATTAAACGATATTATTATCTTTGGATTTTATAACCACCTAGAATTTTAGGTGTAGCAAGTTCCTTTCCATATCCATCTTTGAAGTAAACCATTACGGATCCGTCAGCTTTTCCTGAGTTTATAACTACTTTTTCAACAGCTGTACCCACAGATTCAGCAAATCTTTCTTTCTCGTGTTCTGGTGTATAGTACCAAACATCGCTAACAATTACATCGACAATTCCCCAGTCATCCCCAGACATAGGTCTAATATCAATAAGCACTCCTTCAGATACAGAAATCATTTCTGCAATAACGTTATTAAATTCATTATCAATATGCGATTTGACAGCTTCTTCACTTGGATACGCTACTGTACCACCTTCTATGGTAGCATTTTTTCCATTTAAATTATTTTCTGATGTTAGATTACCTGTTAAATTTTCTCCAACTCCGCCGTACACATCTTTAATGTGCTGTGGTTGTGGATGTTCATCAAGATTAAATCTAAACATTGCATTATAAGCAAAATATGCAGGACCCCATTCAGGTGGTATTTCAAAGTCATGGACGATCTTGCCGTCTTTCACCTCTAAAAAGTCACTTTTTACGTTAAAATTTCCATCTATTATACTAACTTCAAATAGCGCTCCATCTAACGCATTAGTTTCGATATTTACAGTGATTTTTCCTTCTGAAGCTGTAGCTGTCATACTACCAGTAAATTCCAAGATATCTGATAAATCGTTATCCTTACTTTCGTCATCGGTTGCAGTTTCGAGTTCATCTTCAACCTCTTCATTTAATGATACATTGTCATTCGAAACTTTTTCTGCTGTTGGAGCAGTAATCGTCGCTAGAATAAATGAAATGATAAATATGCTACCTACATATTTTAAAATACCTTTCCTAGTAGGATTTTCACTTTTTCTCAATATCAATCTTGGACTAATCAAACCAACAATAAGGACAATAAAAGAAACGGTAAATATCAACATAAATAATCCAAACACTTAAAACATTCCTTTCTAATAGTTTTATATTTTAATAGAAAATCAATTTCTATAACTAACAAATAAAAATAAATACGACTCCAGAACTTGGTATCGCTTCGTGTTGTTAAATTCTATTGAAGATATAAGTTGTTAAATCTTTTTAAATGCACAACTTCTCGGGGCACATTAGCCATCATCGCAATTTCGTAAATGGTGAGGTGACTATATTCTCTCATAAAGTCGTCCGGCATGAGTAGCTCAACGGCGAATTTGTTGGCTTCTATTTCGATTCTTTCGGTCGAGAATAATGTTTTTCTTTTTAGAAAAGGAGTGTTTGCATCGTGGTGTAATACTGCGTGGCCTAACTCATGAGCGCAAACGAAGGAGATTTTATCTTTGGCGTTTAAAGCAATCGATACTTTGGTATTGTTGGAAATGCAACAGTTTTTAGCCACGACGCTCGTTTTTCAAGTAAACGTGGAATGACAATGTTTACAGAAATAACGCTGTTTACGCAATTTTAAATAGGTATGAAAACCTGAAACACTAGGCATTTTAATGAGAGACGTTTTAAAACCGTGTTTAATGATTTGATCATCGAAGACATGGCCACAAGCATAACAAGCTTTTGATTGATACGTTAACGTCCCTTGAAAGACTTTCGCTTTTACTTTTTTGATCGTTTCGGTAGAACAAAAATTTTCATCAAATGTGATATTTTTGTCTTTTATATTGAGTAGGTTTCGTATAGAATGATGGTGAGACATGTGACGCAACTCCTTTGGAAAATGTGTTTTGGCGATTACATTTTACCAGAGTTTTGTCACTGTCTCATTTTTTGTTCAAAAAAATTGGTGCTGGTTTTTACTCACCAACACCAAATATTATAGAGCCGTTTATTCAAAATCAATAATGACTTTCAATGCTTTTTCTTTGGAGGCGTTTTGGAAAGTGTCGTAAGCATCGAGAATGTTTTCAAATTTGAAGGCGTGGGTGATCAACTCTTCCACCTTGATTTTTCCGCTTGAAAGGGTTTTCAACAGCATCGGAGTTGAGCTTGTTGAAACAAGTCCCGTTGTAATGGTCACATTTCGGATCCACAAATTTTGAAGTTCCAGTTCGACTGGTTTGCCATGCACCCCAGCATTTGCAAGATGGCCGCCCGGGGCAAGAATTTTTTGGCAGATGTCAAAAGTTGAAGGGAAACCGGCCGCTTCAATTGCTACATCTACTCCACGTCCATCCGTAAGTTCCAGGATTTGTTGAATTGCCGATTCTGCATTTTGGGAGTTGACAGTATCTGTGGCACCAAATTTTTTTGACGCTTCTAAACGGTTATCATCCAAATCGATCATAATGATTTTTCCAGGAGAATAAAACTGGGAAGTAATTAAAGCGGACATACCAATTGGTCCGGCACCGATAATCGCGACCGTGTCCCCCGGCTTCACTTGTCCATTCAGCACGCCGATTTCGAATCCTGTTGGCAAAATATCTGAAATCAAAACAGCTGCCTGATCGGAAATTCCTTTCGGGATATGGTACAAGGAATTATCGGCATGGGGAATGCGCACATATTCAGCCTGGGTGCCGTTGATCAAATGCCCTAAAATCCAACCTCCATCTTCGCAATGGGCGTAAAGGGATTGTTTACAATAATGGCAGCTTCCGCAAGACGTAATACAGGAAATGATAACCTTATCCCCTGGTTTGAAGTTTTTTACTCCGGATCCGACTTCCTCTACGATTCCTACTCCTTCGTGCCCCAAAATGGTCCCTTCTTTTACCGCCGGCACATCTCCGCTTAAAATGTGCAAGTCTGTACCGCAGATGGTTGTCTTGACGAGTCTTACGATTGCGTCACTGTCTTTTATAATTTCCGGTTTTTCCACTTCTCTCAATGCTTTTTTTCCTGGACCTTCATAGACTAGAGCTTTCATGTAGCAGCCTCCTTTATTATAATTCTTTCTTTAACATAATATATTTTCGGAAAATTTGCAATAAATGTTTTTGGCAATTAAAAAATGGTTCTTACGTTCTTTTGGTGAAAAGTCGAGATAATTGAGAATGAGAAGCTAAAAAATTCTATTTGCACACTGATTTTCTCAATTACTCCCTCCCTATCACCAAGATTGCGTAAGAGCCAAAAATTAATTACCATCAACAACCATTGGAATTGATGTGGTGACTGGGGTTGCAAGATTTACATATAACCAGTCCGTACTATACAGCGGAATAGAGTTTTTAACTGTAGCAGTAGGATTATTTGCATTAGGTGAGGTATTTAAAACTATTTTGGAAAAAGATTATAAACAAGAGGAAATTTCCAAAATCAATCGAATTATCCCGACGAAAGAAGAAATGAAGGATAGTGCAGCTCCTATTGCGCGGGGTTCGATTTTAGGATTTTTATTAGGCGTACTTCCAGGTGCAGGAGCAACGTTATCTTCGTTTTTTGCCTATTCCCTTGAAAAGAAAGTGAATAAAAAACGAGACAAATTAGGAAAAGGGTATATTGCGGGAGTGGCTGCGCCAGAGTCAGCAAATAATGCAGCTTCTTGTGGCGCAATGATTCCTCTATTAACATTAGGCATTCCAGGATCCGGTACTACAGCTATATTAATGGGTGCGCTGATCATGTATAACGTGCAGCCAGACCCCCTATTATTCCGGATATTGCAAAGCAAGAATGCCGCAGCCGATTGTATTTCAGGAAACTTTAGGAAAAAATACATTTGACAAAAACAAGGAGATTATGTTATGTATTAGTTAAATTTAATTTTCAGAAGATTATTTCAATTCTTTATATTAATATAAATTCGGTTCTCCAAAAAGGTTATTTTGAAAAAAACGTGTGTTCAATTAAATTTTTTTCATAGATTCATAAGCTAGCAAAAGAGGAGGTGGAAAATTGAGCAGCCAAAACAATGTGGTAACAATGAATAGTGAAGCTGTTTTAATGAATAAGCTGTCAGAGCCAGAGACCATTGCCCAATTAATTACCCTGCTTGATAATCTCGAAAAATTTAACGAATTATTTAGCGTCATTGAGCAATTTATTTCCCGCAGTCCAGAGATGGCGGATTCTATTAACAGGTTAATTTTGGCTTTGCGAGAGGAATTACCAAAAAACAATTTCATTAGTAATTTGAAAAAAAGCGTCGATACTTTAATGCGTATTCAAAGTCTAATTAACACTGAAGAATTCAAGAAAATTGAAGAAACCTTACTGAATGAAAGAACGCTTAAATTAGTAAGCAATTTATGCGGTTCTGTATCAGAAGCTGCTTCCAAAGAAAATTACAATGTTTCAGGCAGCTCCGGCATTTTTGTATTGTTGAAAGAACTGACAAGTCCAGAAATACAGCCTGCTATCCATTTTGTTTTGAACTTCGCAAAAATATTTTCAAAGGAGCTTAAGAATGCATGAACTGTCTATTGCATATAGTCTAGTGCAATTAGCAGTAGAGACTGCAGAACAAAATCATTTAAAAAAAGTGGAAGCCCTTCGCTTAAAGTTAGGGGTATTTTCTGGTGTAGTCAAAGAAGCATTGGAGTTTTCTTTTGATATTGCAACAGAAGGAACCATCATTGAAGGAGCCCGCTTAATTATTGATGAAATTCCATTAAAAATCTATTGTCCACAATGTGAAAAAGAGTATGTGCTAAAGAAGCCAGTTCCAGTCAAATGCCCGAAATGCAGCATTGGAACGGATCAGATTTTAGAGGGAAAAGAAATCGAATTATATGAACTAGTAGGTGGTTAATATTGAGCCAAGCTATTGAGCAGCCTCGCATCGTTAAAATAAGAGAGAATGTGTTGAAGAAAAATGATATTTTAGCTCGAGAATTAAGAAAGCGCTTCCAAGAACAGCAAGTTTACGTTGTCAATATAGTTTCAAGCCCTGGTTCCGGAAAAACAACATTGCTGACGGAAGTATTGGCACGGCTTAGCCAAAAATTTAATGTGGCAGCTTTAGTAGGAGATTTGGCAACAGAGAATGATGCCCATCGCCTAGAACAAAGCGGAGCAAAAGTAAAACAAATAACAACAGGAACAGTTTGTCATCTGGAAGCCCAAATGATTGAAGATTCCATAAAAAATTGGGATCTAAATCAGCTGGATTTTTTATTTATTGAAAATGTTGGAAATTTAGTTTGCCCTTCCAGTTATGACTTAGGTGAAAATTTACGGGTTGTCTTATTCTC encodes the following:
- the hypA gene encoding hydrogenase maturation nickel metallochaperone HypA, whose protein sequence is MHELSIAYSLVQLAVETAEQNHLKKVEALRLKLGVFSGVVKEALEFSFDIATEGTIIEGARLIIDEIPLKIYCPQCEKEYVLKKPVPVKCPKCSIGTDQILEGKEIELYELVGG
- a CDS encoding zinc-dependent alcohol dehydrogenase family protein, which gives rise to MKALVYEGPGKKALREVEKPEIIKDSDAIVRLVKTTICGTDLHILSGDVPAVKEGTILGHEGVGIVEEVGSGVKNFKPGDKVIISCITSCGSCHYCKQSLYAHCEDGGWILGHLINGTQAEYVRIPHADNSLYHIPKGISDQAAVLISDILPTGFEIGVLNGQVKPGDTVAIIGAGPIGMSALITSQFYSPGKIIMIDLDDNRLEASKKFGATDTVNSQNAESAIQQILELTDGRGVDVAIEAAGFPSTFDICQKILAPGGHLANAGVHGKPVELELQNLWIRNVTITTGLVSTSSTPMLLKTLSSGKIKVEELITHAFKFENILDAYDTFQNASKEKALKVIIDFE
- a CDS encoding DUF1641 domain-containing protein, which gives rise to MSSQNNVVTMNSEAVLMNKLSEPETIAQLITLLDNLEKFNELFSVIEQFISRSPEMADSINRLILALREELPKNNFISNLKKSVDTLMRIQSLINTEEFKKIEETLLNERTLKLVSNLCGSVSEAASKENYNVSGSSGIFVLLKELTSPEIQPAIHFVLNFAKIFSKELKNA
- the hypB gene encoding hydrogenase nickel incorporation protein HypB: MSQAIEQPRIVKIRENVLKKNDILARELRKRFQEQQVYVVNIVSSPGSGKTTLLTEVLARLSQKFNVAALVGDLATENDAHRLEQSGAKVKQITTGTVCHLEAQMIEDSIKNWDLNQLDFLFIENVGNLVCPSSYDLGENLRVVLFSTTEGEDKPEKYPTIVNSADIAILTKIDLLEAVDFNKESFYQSIYQSRPNMKVFEVSAKKDIGINQWMDFLIEEKMKAFKKMEV
- a CDS encoding ImmA/IrrE family metallo-endopeptidase gives rise to the protein MAKNCCISNNTKVSIALNAKDKISFVCAHELGHAVLHHDANTPFLKRKTLFSTERIEIEANKFAVELLMPDDFMREYSHLTIYEIAMMANVPREVVHLKRFNNLYLQ
- a CDS encoding transposase family protein codes for the protein MSHHHSIRNLLNIKDKNITFDENFCSTETIKKVKAKVFQGTLTYQSKACYACGHVFDDQIIKHGFKTSLIKMPSVSGFHTYLKLRKQRYFCKHCHSTFT